Within Rissa tridactyla isolate bRisTri1 chromosome 4, bRisTri1.patW.cur.20221130, whole genome shotgun sequence, the genomic segment CTGCTCCAGCATCACCCAGACCCCAGCCAAAACAActgcctcccgccgccggcgTGTCAGCAGTGGGTGCCTGCAACGCAGCAGCCCGCCTTGGGCGCCTACAGCCCCCTGGACCCCATGCTGCTGGAGCACCaaggtgggtgctgtggggcaggagcaagTCCCAGGCGTGGAGATGCCATACAGGGGTGGGAAGAGACTGGGGTGCTGGCACGTGCCCTCCATGCCAAAGCaacccctgccctgctgcaccccGAATTGCGACACCAATGCTGCCCGTCTCCCGCCGCAGCACCCATGCCACTGCCAAGCCACCCGCCGGAGGGCACGGTCCCCGTGCTGTCCCCAGGGGAGGCGATGCTCTTCACCCCCACCCACCCTGtgccaccaccaccgccgccgccagaGGATAACGCAGGTGAggattattaattattaatagcTATAAGTAATTATTATAATCAGTACTATATATTATAtagaattattaatatttattactgCTCAGTGTGTTATTAATAGCTATAAGTATTGCAGTTACTACTAATAAATATTATatgtaattattaatatttattaatgctcagtggggggttttggggaggggtatCATTTGGGTTTTGGGGAATGGCATTCCTGATCCCTGGACGTCTGGTGCAGATGTCAGCATCCTGGACGTCAGCATCTACTACCGGGGGAAGCTCTTCCaccaggaggaggtggggggcaggCAGTGCCTGCTGGTGTACCAGCCCTGCGACCCGGCGGTGGCCCAGCGCCCTGGGCACCTGGTCCGCTTCCCCAGCCCCACCGAGCTGGCCGACAGCAAGCAGCGGGAGTTGACCGAGCAGCTGCTGGGCGTTGcggggctgcagctggagcaacGCGCCAGCAAGCTCTTCGCCACCCGCCTGAAGAAGTGCAAGGTCTTCTGGGCCCTGTCCCACCAGCTCGAGGGCGTCAAGGATCCCCCGCCCAACATGCTCTGCCGGGACCAGGCAACCCCCATCTTTGACTTCAATGAGTTTTGCACAGGTGGGCAAGGGTGTGTCTATCCACCAACTCCAACTCACTCCTCCCTTCCTGGTTTTGGGGCTTATGGGAGCCAGCTCCAGGATGCCACAAACATCTGAACCCTCACAGCCCCTCCATGTTCCCCCGGTTCACCTCAAAACTGAGTCCTGTCTCCCCTTACAGAGCTGAGGGACTTCCGTAATGGCCAAAGGCAGCGGTCCCCTGACTTCACCATCTACCTCTGCTTCGGGCAATTCTTCTCCAAGGACAAGCCCAAGGAGTCCAGACTCATCCTGGTCAAGGTGCAGGGGCCAACACTCAcctctgccccactgctgcccagggagggggaggaTCTTGGGGACCAGGGGAGATGGGGGATGTCTGAGGAGGGGGACCTTGGAGGTCTGTGGGAAATGGGGCTCTGGGTGCCCGAGGAGGGGTACCCTCAGGGTCCAGGGGAAATGGGGGTCTGAGTACGTGGGGAGGGTGACTCTTGGGGTCTGGGAGAGATGGAGCTCTGGGTGGCCAAGGAGGGGGACTTCTGGGGTCCAGGGGAGACGTGGTCTGGGTGCCCAAGGAGGGAGACCTTCaagggcaggggaaggtgggtgtctgggtgcccagggagggggaTCTTTGGGGTCCAGGGGAGATGGAAGTTCCTTGGGATCCAGGGAGGGGGACCCTCAGTGTCCAGGGAAGGTGAGTGTCTGGGTGCCCGAGGAGGGAGACTGTCAGGGTCTGGGGCAGATGGGAATCTGTGTACCCAGCGAGGGGATACCTTGGGGGCTGGGAGAGATGGGGAACTGAGTGAGAGGGGACGGGGTGGGTCCTTAGAGACCAGGGGAGATGGGGGTGGGTGGGGCTGGGTGCCCAAGGAGTGGGTCCCTTGGTGGCGGTGGGGAAGTGGGTGCCCAAGTAGGGGAACCCTTGAGGAGCAGGGGAGATATGGGGAGGcaggtgcctggggaggggacccTCAGGGGGGGCCAGGAGTCCAGGGAGGGCCGCCTTGGGGGCTGGGCAGGAtggggtgggaggcagctgcCCAGGGATGGGACCCTCAGGGGTTGGGGGAGACATAGAGGGGCCCCGCAcacctccttcctctgctccaaGAGGATGGGGGCCATGCAGGGCCTTGCAGCCACATCAGGCAGCTGCCCCTAACCCTGCCCCTACCCCCGATGGTTTGCTGCCGCAGCTGGTGCCCAAGTTCTGCGAGTATTGGTATGAGCAGGTGCAGCGGGAAGGAGCCTCCTCCCTCGACAGCGGCACCGTCAGCCTGCAGCTCTCCGACTCCTTCAGCCTCTTTGAGCTCATCGAGCAGTACACCATGCAGATGGACTGACCTTCACCCGCCACGCTCCCCATGGCCCTCCCCGGGACAGGCATCAGCCAGCGGGGGACTACCGGGCATCGGGGGCCGTTCAAACCGGCATTCCCCCAGGAACGCCACGGTGGGATGCCTGTGGTGGAGACCTTTCCTcttccgctccccccaccccaaggacAGCATCACTGGCCGGTCCTGGAGCTGAAACGTTGCTTTTCCCGCTCTGTCAGCTGCTACTGTGTGCTTTTTTGTGGAGTGGGGtcatttacagatttattttcttaagttttctaagtttaaatatatatgtatagaaAGGTGTTTCCTGCTTGCTGATGTTGCCCAGACATCTGCCCCCACTATCAGTCCAAGACCTTCACCCCCCTGTCCATCCCCTAAAAATGTGGGGATCTGTGGCCAGCCTTGTCCCAGCAAAGCCTCTGAACGCTTCTCCCCCTTCCATTTGTGTAAATGAGGGGACTTCCCATGCATGAAGGGATGCATTTACTGATGCGTTTATTTCCACGCATTAAGGTTCCAAACATGACTTGCAAGCAAAATGCGTTGAGGACAGCTTGGCTTTGGCTAAACAAATATAATTCCTTCTTCGGCGAGCGCCTCCCCGCTGGCCCGGGGTTACTCATTTGAGATGTTCTGGAAAAATAAGGCAGTAACTATGACACGAAGCACCAAGAGCTCAGCTCTGAGGTGCAGAGGTGGTTACTCAGGTATCTCTGGTGGTAACCAGAGTGCTGCCCAAAGATGGGATGTCCTCTCCCCAGGCTGGAAGCAGCTGCATCCCCTCATTTCAGGCATGAGGGGAGAGGATGAGCCTGGCCATCAGTGTTGGACCCTGGGcaaggggaggtggcagcctcCTTACCTGCTTATTGACGTGGATGCTGCTGGTCCCGAAGGTGGTGGTCCCGTAGCTTGTCACGTAATAGTGAGCAGagggctgggccgggggctcctccagctgcctgggcactgcggggatggggggacaccatCAGCACCTCAGCTTCATGAAGCCCTCAGCCTACCCCGCTTCCCCCTCGAGCAGAGCTGTGGCACAAACGCAGGACCATTGGGCTTACCTttgggcaggagcagctctgcgCCAAAGCGGTGCCCGCACGTCCCACAGGTTTTAACATCTTCCTTCGTCCTGTGGAGGAAAAAGCCCTGAGAAGTagaaggagcaggagctgccttcAGCAATTCCTATGGAAGATGATGGCAAGGCGATGGCAAGGGGCTCCCTCTTTCCACCCTGACCTGAGGTTCTGCTGTTGGTGGGACGGCTGCTGCCTTACCAGGTGCCTGAGCATCTTCAGCTCTTCATTAAAGAGGGGACATGTGGGCACCTGGCAAGAGTGGACATTATGTGCCTGAGCCGCAGAGTCTCaactttttcacctttctttccaTGCTCGAATTTCCCACACAAGTCAATGCTAACACCACGTGGGACGTGGGCTGCTACGGTCAGGAGAAGGGCAACATAGTGCCTGGTGAGTTTTGCAACTAATTTCCCATGCCTTTTAGAAGCTGACCAGAATGCTGACCACCACCATTGCAGCAGCAACCACCCAGCTCCAGCCCGTAGATTGGAGGGGTGCAGTGTGTACGTACATGGTGTTTGTGCCATCCATGTCCGGCCAGATGAGCTCAGCAGGACAGCCAGCCGTTCGGCAGGGGGTCTTCACACACATATGCAGCCCCGGCCACTCCTCGGCGAGCTTCTGGACGATGAACACAACTGCCATGAGGAAGTCCCAGGCAAATTGGAAACCTTCCAGGCAAAAGGAGAATGTCTCACTTACTCACGGTCACCCAACCGTGGCAGCCCGGGAGATGCTGTGGGATTGTATGCATCACTTCGAGCCTGCCAGACCATAGCCAAAAAGGTTGGACCAGTTCTGTTTCTCAAGTTAACCAAGGCCCATCAGCTTTCAAAGGAATTTAAAGAGCTGTTGGAAGAGTTTCCCCAACTTGGATGGCCTTTTTGCTTATCACTTGGAGACCCAGCCCGAGACTGTACTCTGCTGGGACCTTATGGGGAAGGATGACCCATTCCCTCCATGAGAAGATAGAAAACTTGACTTCCCACTTTCATGTGATACCTTGAGAGGACTCCTGACCAGGTTGCCAGACTAGGACATGTGGCAGACGCTTCTGGGACACTCTGACCAGAAGGGTGGAAGTGTCAGGGGGGAGCTAAGGAGAGACGTGCGGCTGGGAGTCATGAAATAAAGATCAGGGATCCTTACATGCCCTTCCTCCTGGCTTTCTGTACCGGAGCTCCAGGTAGCTGTAGGCCCTCTGGTTGTTCTCTTTGATCAGCAGAGGTTTGCCATTGCATACAAGCAGACAGGTTGCCTTGGCCACCCAGTGTGTGGAGTAGAAGGAGCAAGCTTTTACTAGGAACCTGCAAGGAGATCACCCATGGCTTTCACCACCCTCCTACATGCATAGCTCTAACACCGGAAGAAAGCACATCACTAGGTTGACGTGAAAAATATGAACCCAATTTCAGCAGAAACAGAGGCAGACACCAAGTGAGGACCCTGCCCTACTGAAAGctcaagcagcaggagcagcattTTAAGCCAAGAGCTGCTTCCAGAGTTGGCCATCAGATAAAACCCTGGACACAAGTTGAGAACCCCACAAGGACAGGAGACCTTCCAGAAACTGGAACAGTCCCAGTGCCTGTAGAAACTGGACCGTCCTCAGGTGGGACTGGGAGACCTCTGACTGCCTGGATGGGCACAGACTAGCCAAAACCCACCCCAGATGACaggtgaaggagaaggagagTGATCCTTGTTCACATCCAGGCAGCGAACATCAAAATGGTTCATCCAGAGCTCTACACatctgtggcagagctgagaagCTGCCCTGGTCTCCTGGGTCTGGGCCTCATGCCTCAGCTGATACGGACTCAACAGGCGAGGACTTGCTGACAGACATACTGCTGCTGCACCGAGCAAACCCCAAACGGCGCAACCTCATCGAGGGCTGGAAACCACAGCTTACCTCTGGAAGAAACCCTCAGGTATTTCGGGTGAGAAGTAGGCACGGATGTGGAGGTCCTCGGGGTGATCTCCTCCCCACACCTCAGAGACCTCATTGGTCTGGTTCAGATAGGTTGGGAACAAGTACCAGGATTCGCCTTGGCCCCGTGTTGTCTCCCACAGCTTCCCGGGCACAAACTCAGCGGCCTGTGGGTTGAGTGCTTCAGTGTGACGCACCTCCAGGCAGAGCTCAAAGTGCTCCAGGAGGCTGAAGAGCTTCCCTCTACCTCTGTGGGGCCCGTGTCCCATGATTTCCTCAAAGACCTCCCACATCCCTTCCAAACAGAGCTGGTGTTTCACCAAGGCACGCACGGCCCGGTGGCACAGCATTGCCTTTGACTTAAAGGTCCACACCCAGTTGGACCTGTCTCTGATGGTGGCATGTTCCCCGATCAGTGTGTCCACAGAGATGCTCTCGAGCTGTTGGACTAGGCGGTACCTCACCAGGAGCtgagtgggaagagaaggagagaagaggtGGCACTGAGAGGAGCCCAGCAAAGTTGCAGAGCTTGGGCCTTGAAGAGAAGACGGTCCTGATCCCCGTGCTCACCTTGAACATACTTATTAGAAACGTAGGCTGGAGAAAAACAGTACTTTCCAGGTGCTTGATTTCCTCGTACCACACGACAAGCCCGATGCGGTGAAGGTAGCGCAAGATGTCCTGCAGAAGCTCTCTGCCCAAGTTGGCCAGGTGCTTGTAGCGGGAGAGTTTGCTGAGCAGGTACTGGAGGTCCATCATGCCTAGAGGGAGACACGGGAGCTCAGCACACATCTCTCGGACACCAGCATTCCAAGGCAGGTGCTTTAGAGAGACAACAAACACCAGCAGcaccccatgtcccccctgccacccctggggaAGCAGGTGGGACCAACGCAATGCTCGATGTCTGTGGCCCAAAAAGCCCACCCTCAGCTGTCCCACTGTCACGCTGCATCTCCCATGGGCTCGCCTCACCTCAGCGGTGCCAACAGCCTGTCAGGACCTCAACGATGCATCTGAAAAATGAGGCTAATACTggattttttcattgtttgagaGAGCAGGTTTGTTTCAGACCATAAAACCTCAGATTGGCAGTTAAACCTCAGATTGTCATTTATTCATGCAGCAAGACAGGCAACAAAACCTGGCTTAtctccagaaaagaaaagcatttgctcCTCAACCACTAATCCTACAGTGGCCAGGGGAGCCAGAGATGACACCGGGGGCCGGTGGCATTCATACCTCCTTTAGGTATGTAAGCGAGGAGCCGAGGCTGCCTGCTAAGTCACAGGGGACACGGAGAAAGGGCTAGGGAGTGGTAGAGGCCATTAAATAAAGATAGCAGGACATAAGTTTTGAAACCGTGCAGAAGCATTAAAGCTGCGGAGTTCCTTCCTGCAagattttttaattgcttataaagggcaaaggggagaaaaaataatgttaccagaaagaaacaaaccagaCAACGTGGCCAGCTGAGGGTACCTGCAGCCACAGGTTGGTAGATGTTGGCAGAGCCTTCTGGTGAAGGCTCACTTGGCCTTTTCCTATGCATTTGCCTAGATACCTGCCTTGGGGCAGATGCCCATAGTGACAGAGCTGGGTAACAGCAATTAATGCTCCAGCAATAACACTGCAAGGTCTTCAGCAGCAACCCCACTACCACGTGAGCCGGGTCAGAAGGTGCAGCAAGCACCAGAGAGCCCGTCTCAGCCGCAGGACAGCAAGTCCTCCCAGGACAGTGCGGTGGGGGTGATGGACCACTCACCATGATCTGCCGTCTCCTCACTCTGCGCAATATCTATGATGGCAGCTTCCACCTGCCTGTAGACGGGTGGCAGCACTCGGACAACCTCGGGGAAGAGCTCCTCATTCTTCACATGCTCCAGAATAGTGGCCTCGAGCTTTTTGATATCACGGTGATCCGTGCAGTTGACAGCAACTAAGTTTAAGATCTGAAAGAGAGAAAGCACACGCCTGCCAAAAGCACACCCAGAGGAGTCTTTTTGCCTGCGAGGTAAGGGCGGGACCTAATGCCAAGGAGGTCACCAAGGAtgggacacactgctggctcagcTTCAGAGGGCACTTCCTTCACACATTTGCTCTGCAGCAGTTCCCGGAAAAATCATGTGGGGATGGTAAATGCCCCCTCACACTCCTCCCCAAGCACGTGCTATAAACCACAGGAGGAGATGCCTGTTATTGAGCAGTGACAAGGACCCACCAGGTCAGAGCCAGGGGTTACCACgtccaccccagccctggggaaTGGCCGCAGTAGCAGCCCGATTCATTAGCACTGGGTCACCATCACCTGTAGCACCCCATGCTGCCAGAGGCGACAGGGGTGACCAGAGACAGCAAGGAACCATGATAATCTCAGCCCTACGGTTAACGTGCAGTTCTCcatctccttcagcctctcccaCTGGTCCATGTAGAACTCAGGCTCCTCACTGCcctccaggttgttgatgaagtGAGCAAGGttgctttttctctccattaGCATGGCCGTGATCTTGGCCATGATGTCGCGCctcttctcctccacctcctcctcccgaCAGCAGTCCACATGGGTTCCCACAGGAAGCACCACCGAGTTTGGAACTCGCATGGACAGGTTGTTGATCCAGAAACCGACGAGGTCCTTGAAAGCCTTGTCGTTAGTTTGGTacctggggaaggagaaaaagaaaatcccaaattCATATCTAACCTTCCGGATCTCCAGCCAACTTCTACCAGCACAGGCCTGACCGTGCACCCGGTGCTGTCCCAGGGGCTTACTGGAGAAGAGCTCGGATCTCCAACTGTCATGGGCTGTATCCAAACTCGTCCTTAACTAAACTAGTTAAAGCTACAGGGTGTAGCAGAGTCCGTCCCTGCTGTGGATGGGAGCACCCCTCTGTACAACAAAGCCCAAGCCTGATGCTCCCTCCATGTTCAGGGAGCACTACAAGATGCAGGAAGGCTCATAGAGATATTTCCaaggcagaaagcaaagcccTTTAGCTGGGAATCAATTGTCACAGAAAAAGTTAATGGTCATCTAACCCCTCAAAACAGAGGACTTACTTACTTTGGCGATGACAGATCTAGTGGCCTAATTAAAAGTGATCtgcaaaaagggggagagggagtgCTAGCTACTCCAGTGGTGAGAAAACCAGGCATCAAGGTCCAGCAGAAATGGTGTGGGAATGGCTTCCCCATCCCCTTTTTTATCCCACTCCACTTTGAATCCAAACCAGCTCAGCACTTACATGTGGAGATTGATGACAAGGACAACGAGTGCCTGTGGGGTGATGAACACGTGGTGAGTCATGTAGTACTCCAGCTGGCCAGCGAAGTCCCAGAA encodes:
- the LOC128908085 gene encoding malignant fibrous histiocytoma-amplified sequence 1 homolog isoform X2, coding for MQRVPRCRAMTQPRACQEQEDSLREVTLSTQRLRVLPPAVLSNPMLESLDLDRNKLRSVTGISKLCNLKKLILSKNEIVDFPNEIQSLVCLEKLELNQNQIRVIPEGIFSHLPRLKHLRLNNNRLGALPRDLAACRGSLQYLNISNNLFRTFPQPVLQLAHLQELHMQNNALRQLPRELFQGQSLKTFKANGNPLQEPPSEVCAGGIQQIRNYFNQLQHNSGQEDKRVKTMFLGASLAGKSTICKSLKQGQTKLVPKEERTVGIEISEFRIEDFTFLFWDFAGQLEYYMTHHVFITPQALVVLVINLHMYQTNDKAFKDLVGFWINNLSMRVPNSVVLPVGTHVDCCREEEVEEKRRDIMAKITAMLMERKSNLAHFINNLEGSEEPEFYMDQWERLKEMENCTLTILNLVAVNCTDHRDIKKLEATILEHVKNEELFPEVVRVLPPVYRQVEAAIIDIAQSEETADHGMMDLQYLLSKLSRYKHLANLGRELLQDILRYLHRIGLVVWYEEIKHLESTVFLQPTFLISMFKLLVRYRLVQQLESISVDTLIGEHATIRDRSNWVWTFKSKAMLCHRAVRALVKHQLCLEGMWEVFEEIMGHGPHRGRGKLFSLLEHFELCLEVRHTEALNPQAAEFVPGKLWETTRGQGESWYLFPTYLNQTNEVSEVWGGDHPEDLHIRAYFSPEIPEGFFQRFLVKACSFYSTHWVAKATCLLVCNGKPLLIKENNQRAYSYLELRYRKPGGRACFQFAWDFLMAVVFIVQKLAEEWPGLHMCVKTPCRTAGCPAELIWPDMDGTNTMTKEDVKTCGTCGHRFGAELLLPKVPRQLEEPPAQPSAHYYVTSYGTTTFGTSSIHVNKQNISNE
- the IRF7 gene encoding interferon regulatory factor 7 isoform X3 is translated as MAALQSEGEAQKLRFGPWLLSAISSGNYPGLCWIDQDHSVFRVPWKHNARKDVTSSDVEIFKAWAKASGRYEGYPEDPAKWKTNFRCALRSTRMFTMREDHSKCGDDPHKVFAINPALGHGEEGDFGSPDPAVDQQPQHQQPQLEPALQEMAPEITLPGSTNPAQPSVLEDVDELQWVLQLCNISRDPGPLAPSWPSAVDAPHQDILLQHHPDPSQNNCLPPPACQQWVPATQQPALGAYSPLDPMLLEHQAPMPLPSHPPEGTVPVLSPGEAMLFTPTHPVPPPPPPPEDNADVSILDVSIYYRGKLFHQEEVGGRQCLLVYQPCDPAVAQRPGHLVRFPSPTELADSKQRELTEQLLGVAGLQLEQRASKLFATRLKKCKVFWALSHQLEGVKDPPPNMLCRDQATPIFDFNEFCTELRDFRNGQRQRSPDFTIYLCFGQFFSKDKPKESRLILVKLVPKFCEYWYEQVQREGASSLDSGTVSLQLSDSFSLFELIEQYTMQMD
- the LOC128908085 gene encoding malignant fibrous histiocytoma-amplified sequence 1 homolog isoform X1, with product MQRVPRCRAMTQPRACQEQEDSLREVTLSTQRLRVLPPAVLSNPMLESLDLDRNKLRSVTGISKLCNLKKLILSKNEIVDFPNEIQSLVCLEKLELNQNQIRVIPEGIFSHLPRLKHLRLNNNRLGALPRDLAACRGSLQYLNISNNLFRTFPQPVLQLAHLQELHMQNNALRQLPRELFQGQSLKTFKANGNPLQEPPSEVCAGGIQQIRNYFNQLQHNSGQEDKRVKTMFLGASLAGKSTICKSLKQGQTKLVPKEERTVGIEISEFRIEDFTFLFWDFAGQLEYYMTHHVFITPQALVVLVINLHMYQTNDKAFKDLVGFWINNLSMRVPNSVVLPVGTHVDCCREEEVEEKRRDIMAKITAMLMERKSNLAHFINNLEGSEEPEFYMDQWERLKEMENCTLTILNLVAVNCTDHRDIKKLEATILEHVKNEELFPEVVRVLPPVYRQVEAAIIDIAQSEETADHGMMDLQYLLSKLSRYKHLANLGRELLQDILRYLHRIGLVVWYEEIKHLESTVFLQPTFLISMFKLLVRYRLVQQLESISVDTLIGEHATIRDRSNWVWTFKSKAMLCHRAVRALVKHQLCLEGMWEVFEEIMGHGPHRGRGKLFSLLEHFELCLEVRHTEALNPQAAEFVPGKLWETTRGQGESWYLFPTYLNQTNEVSEVWGGDHPEDLHIRAYFSPEIPEGFFQRFLVKACSFYSTHWVAKATCLLVCNGKPLLIKENNQRAYSYLELRYRKPGGRACFQFAWDFLMAVVFIVQKLAEEWPGLHMCVKTPCRTAGCPAELIWPDMDGTNTMTKEDVKTCGTCGHRFGAELLLPKVPRQLEEPPAQPSAHYYVTSYGTTTFGTSSIHVNKQVRRLPPPLAQGPTLMARLILSPHA
- the IRF7 gene encoding interferon regulatory factor 7 isoform X1, with amino-acid sequence MAALQSEGEAQKLRFGPWLLSAISSGNYPGLCWIDQDHSVFRVPWKHNARKDVTSSDVEIFKAWAKASGRYEGYPEDPAKWKTNFRCALRSTRMFTMREDHSKCGDDPHKVFAINPALGHGEEGDFGSPDPAVDQQPQHQQPQLEPALQEMAPEITLPGSTNPAQPSVLEDVDELQWVLQLCNISRDPGPLAPSWPSAVDAPHQDILLQHHPDPSQNNCLPPPACQQWVPATQQPALGAYSPLDPMLLEHQGGCCGAGASPRRGDAIQGWEETGVLARALHAKATPALLHPELRHQCCPSPAAAPMPLPSHPPEGTVPVLSPGEAMLFTPTHPVPPPPPPPEDNADVSILDVSIYYRGKLFHQEEVGGRQCLLVYQPCDPAVAQRPGHLVRFPSPTELADSKQRELTEQLLGVAGLQLEQRASKLFATRLKKCKVFWALSHQLEGVKDPPPNMLCRDQATPIFDFNEFCTELRDFRNGQRQRSPDFTIYLCFGQFFSKDKPKESRLILVKLVPKFCEYWYEQVQREGASSLDSGTVSLQLSDSFSLFELIEQYTMQMD
- the IRF7 gene encoding interferon regulatory factor 7 isoform X2 translates to MAALQSEGEAQKLRFGPWLLSAISSGNYPGLCWIDQDHSVFRVPWKHNARKDVTSSDVEIFKAWAKASGRYEGYPEDPAKWKTNFRCALRSTRMFTMREDHSKCGDDPHKVFAINPALGHGEEGDFGSPDPAVDQQPQHQQPQLEPALQEMAPEITLPGSTNPAQPSVLEDVDELQWVLQLCNISRDPGPLAPSWPSADAPHQDILLQHHPDPSQNNCLPPPACQQWVPATQQPALGAYSPLDPMLLEHQGGCCGAGASPRRGDAIQGWEETGVLARALHAKATPALLHPELRHQCCPSPAAAPMPLPSHPPEGTVPVLSPGEAMLFTPTHPVPPPPPPPEDNADVSILDVSIYYRGKLFHQEEVGGRQCLLVYQPCDPAVAQRPGHLVRFPSPTELADSKQRELTEQLLGVAGLQLEQRASKLFATRLKKCKVFWALSHQLEGVKDPPPNMLCRDQATPIFDFNEFCTELRDFRNGQRQRSPDFTIYLCFGQFFSKDKPKESRLILVKLVPKFCEYWYEQVQREGASSLDSGTVSLQLSDSFSLFELIEQYTMQMD
- the IRF7 gene encoding interferon regulatory factor 7 isoform X4, coding for MAALQSEGEAQKLRFGPWLLSAISSGNYPGLCWIDQDHSVFRVPWKHNARKDVTSSDVEIFKLEPALQEMAPEITLPGSTNPAQPSVLEDVDELQWVLQLCNISRDPGPLAPSWPSAVDAPHQDILLQHHPDPSQNNCLPPPACQQWVPATQQPALGAYSPLDPMLLEHQGGCCGAGASPRRGDAIQGWEETGVLARALHAKATPALLHPELRHQCCPSPAAAPMPLPSHPPEGTVPVLSPGEAMLFTPTHPVPPPPPPPEDNADVSILDVSIYYRGKLFHQEEVGGRQCLLVYQPCDPAVAQRPGHLVRFPSPTELADSKQRELTEQLLGVAGLQLEQRASKLFATRLKKCKVFWALSHQLEGVKDPPPNMLCRDQATPIFDFNEFCTELRDFRNGQRQRSPDFTIYLCFGQFFSKDKPKESRLILVKLVPKFCEYWYEQVQREGASSLDSGTVSLQLSDSFSLFELIEQYTMQMD